From the genome of Candidatus Nitrosocosmicus oleophilus, one region includes:
- a CDS encoding VOC family protein, with amino-acid sequence MTLPSNEIPANKSKLYPYPSNLNHIAVSVTNIDEVIAWYTAVLGFNVVKPIFEAVADDTHIGKIFQDVFGKDFKKLKIAHLSFGNQIGFEVFQFIEPKEEKREDNFEYWKTGFFHICITDPNIEETTERIVDNGGKQRTQIWELTNGKPFKVVSCEDPFGNIIDIYTHGYEYLWRSENYQK; translated from the coding sequence ATGACCTTGCCTTCCAATGAAATACCCGCCAATAAATCAAAATTATATCCTTATCCTAGTAATTTAAACCACATTGCCGTAAGTGTGACTAATATTGACGAAGTAATAGCGTGGTACACAGCAGTTTTAGGTTTTAATGTTGTAAAGCCAATTTTCGAAGCCGTTGCGGACGACACTCACATAGGGAAGATTTTTCAAGATGTTTTTGGCAAGGACTTTAAGAAACTAAAGATTGCTCACTTAAGCTTTGGGAATCAAATTGGGTTCGAAGTTTTTCAATTCATTGAACCTAAAGAAGAGAAAAGGGAGGACAATTTTGAGTATTGGAAGACCGGTTTCTTTCATATTTGCATAACTGATCCCAATATCGAAGAAACCACAGAAAGGATTGTTGACAATGGTGGTAAACAGAGAACTCAAATATGGGAGTTAACGAACGGAAAACCTTTCAAGGTAGTATCGTGTGAAGATCCGTTTGGAAACATAATCGATATTTACACTCATGGCTACGAATATCTTTGGAGATCTGAAAATTATCAAAAA
- a CDS encoding SagB/ThcOx family dehydrogenase, which yields MNNDILYSINYHEMTKHSEFSVMNSNYYLDWSNRPKPFKVYKDLPSFPLPIDFPHPTLNAITAVSNLSIDNESLDNKIQITSSLSSSKDVSKITTLSDLSSLLFYSCGITRVMRFNSVDYYMRAASATGALYPIEIYVVTKGLGSELDAGVYHFNPGEFSLIAIHKGDHRNLLGPIAGNNTDVTTSPVSLIFTSYAWRNAWKYQSRSYRHWFWDAGVIVSNLLAVAGSMHLYPRLIMGFMDDQLNRLLGLDDQKEASILIAALDVDSMKNNTSQEQSMHEKILDSPAPKVYPLSSEEIDYPEIWKAYNSSKLFDSAQVSKWISHKRNGEVDKLDKKDNSNPGTLRQYSLPKPFVDDNGPDIGNTILKRGSTRQFSRLPISFLTLSNILLNSTKGIPMDYKNDSDSFIDLYLVVNSVDGLKKGGYFFNPRNNSIDLIRYKPGHNISGHLCLDQSLFADASVVIFMMTDLKHVLDILGNRGYRAVQMEAGITAGKIYLLSYSSGLGASGSTFYDNEVTEFFSPHSKQKETLIAIGLGIPSYQSKPGRVLPVRLTREQMINASSTAS from the coding sequence ATGAATAATGATATCTTGTATTCAATTAACTATCATGAAATGACAAAGCATTCTGAATTTAGTGTCATGAATTCAAATTACTATCTGGATTGGAGCAATCGACCCAAACCCTTTAAAGTATATAAAGATCTACCCTCTTTTCCTCTTCCAATAGATTTTCCTCATCCCACGTTGAATGCTATTACAGCAGTAAGTAATTTATCAATCGACAATGAGTCACTTGATAACAAGATCCAAATTACTTCTTCATTATCCTCATCAAAGGATGTTTCTAAAATTACTACATTATCTGATCTGTCATCCCTGTTGTTTTATTCCTGTGGTATAACACGCGTGATGCGTTTTAATTCTGTTGATTATTATATGCGTGCTGCTTCTGCAACAGGAGCTCTTTATCCAATAGAAATCTATGTGGTTACTAAAGGTCTAGGTTCTGAGTTAGACGCAGGGGTGTATCATTTTAATCCGGGTGAATTTAGTCTTATTGCTATTCATAAAGGTGACCATAGAAACTTACTAGGACCTATTGCTGGTAACAATACCGATGTTACAACATCTCCTGTATCCTTAATATTTACGTCTTATGCATGGAGAAATGCATGGAAGTATCAGTCACGATCGTATAGGCATTGGTTCTGGGACGCTGGGGTTATAGTTTCTAACCTACTGGCCGTTGCTGGTTCCATGCATCTTTATCCCAGATTAATCATGGGATTTATGGACGACCAACTTAACAGATTACTGGGACTAGACGATCAAAAGGAGGCTTCTATATTGATTGCAGCCCTTGATGTAGACTCGATGAAAAACAATACTAGCCAAGAGCAATCAATGCACGAAAAGATTCTTGATTCACCTGCTCCAAAAGTTTACCCCCTTTCGTCAGAAGAAATTGATTATCCTGAAATTTGGAAAGCTTACAACAGCTCTAAATTATTCGACAGTGCTCAGGTGTCCAAGTGGATTAGTCACAAGAGGAATGGAGAGGTTGACAAACTAGATAAAAAAGATAATTCTAATCCTGGTACTTTGAGACAATATTCTTTGCCCAAGCCATTTGTGGATGACAATGGCCCTGATATTGGAAACACCATTTTAAAAAGGGGTTCTACAAGACAATTTTCAAGACTACCTATCTCTTTTTTGACTTTATCTAATATTCTTTTGAATTCAACAAAAGGAATTCCGATGGATTACAAAAATGATTCAGATAGTTTTATTGATTTATATCTTGTAGTTAATTCAGTTGATGGGCTTAAAAAGGGTGGATATTTTTTTAATCCAAGGAATAATTCTATAGATTTGATAAGGTATAAGCCTGGTCATAATATCTCCGGTCATCTTTGCTTAGATCAATCTCTTTTTGCAGATGCAAGTGTTGTGATATTTATGATGACTGATCTAAAACATGTACTTGATATATTGGGTAATAGGGGTTACAGAGCCGTACAGATGGAAGCAGGAATTACTGCAGGAAAAATTTATCTTTTATCTTATTCTAGTGGCTTGGGAGCATCAGGTTCCACTTTTTATGATAATGAAGTGACTGAATTTTTCTCTCCTCATTCTAAACAAAAGGAAACATTGATTGCTATAGGATTAGGAATTCCATCATACCAATCGAAACCGGGCAGAGTATTACCAGTAAGACTTACACGTGAACAAATGATAAATGCTTCTAGTACGGCCAGTTGA